In Desulfoferula mesophila, the genomic window ATCTGGTGCAGGCTGTCCTTGTATTGGATGTGCTCGGGCCGGGCCTCCCAGGGGAAGCGGTAGACCGTGCCGGGCTCTTCGCCGCCGCGCACCGCGTCCACCACGATCACCCGCTGGGCCTCCATCATGGTCCCGGACAGGGCCAGGCCCAGCACGCCGCCGTCCACCACCTTGACGTTGGGCGGAAAGTCGTAGCGGGCCATCAACTCATGGACCACCCGCACGCCCACCCCTTCGTCGGTGAGCAGCACGTTGCCCACTCCCAGCACCAGAATTTCTTGTGCCTCGGGCTCGTTCATCTTGGCCTCAAATATAGCAGAAAGGCGGCGGGGCAGCGATGATCCCGCCGCCCCGCCGCCCGTGATCAGGCGCCTAGCATACCTTGAACTTGCGCACCTCGTTGGTGTCCGGATCTATCACGTGCACCCCACAGGCGATGCAGGGGTCAAAGGAGTGCACCGTGCGGATGATCTCCAGGGGAGCCTTGGGATCGGCCACCGGGGTGCCGATAAGGGCCTCCTCCACCGGGCCCACCTGGCCCTGGGCGTCGCGGGGCCCCAGATTCCAGGTGGAGGGCACCACCAGCTGGTAGTTGGCGATCTTGTCTTCCTTGTCCTGGTGAATCCAGTGGCCCAGGGCGCCGCGCGGCACGTCTATGAGCCCGTAGCCCATGGTCTCGCCGGGCCATTTCCACTCGGCCACGGTCTCCACTTTGCCGTCGCGGATCAGCTCGATGGCCTCGTTGATCCAGGCGGCCATTTCGTCGGCGATGACCTTGGTCTCGATGGCCCGGGCGGCGGTGCGTCCCAGGGTGCTGAACAGGGCCGTGGCCGGCACGTTGAGGTGCTTGAGGGTGGCCTCCACCATGGTCTTCACGCCGGGCTGGCCCTTGGCGTAGGCGGTCAACACCTGGGCCAGGGGCCCCACCTCCATGGGCTTGCCATGATAGCGGGGGGCCTTGAACCAGGAGTATTTGCCGTCATAGTCGAAACGGGCGTTGTCCAGCGGCTCGGTGACCCCCTTGGCCGGCGGCAGGGGCGGACCGTTCTTGTACCAGGCCCGGGTCACCTCTTCGGTGATGGCCTCCGGGTCCACGGCGGAGATGCCCCCCAGGTCGCGGTTCATGATGACCCCGCCGGGCATGAAGAACTTCTCTTCCAAATAGCGGCCCGAGTTTTGCGGGAAGCCGCCGTAGGCCAGGAAGTTGGTGCAACCGCCGATGTTGCGGGCGCCCCAGTCCTTGTAGAAGCTGGCCACGGCCAACACGTCGGGGATGTAGACGTTGTCGATAAACTCCTGCATCTCCTTGAGGTAGTAAAGGAACTCGGCCAGGCGGTCCACGTTGCTGATGTCGCGCACGCAGGTGACTCCGCCGGTGCAGTAGGCCTGCACGTGGGGGTTCTTGGCGCCGAAAATGGCCATCATGCGCGCCGCCCGGGACTGGATGCGCAGAAGCATTAGGTAGTGGGTAACGGCCAGCAGGTTGGCCTCCGGGGGCAGGCGGTAGTCGGGGTGGCCCCAATAGCCGTTGGCAAAGGGCCCCAGCTGGCCGCTGGCCACCAAGGTCTGAAGTTTTTCTTTGACCGCCCTGAAATCCGCGGCGCCGCTGTTGGGGTAGTTGCCCAACTGGTCGGCCAGGGCGGCGGTCTTCTTGGGATCGGCCTTCATGGCGCTGACCACGTCCACCCAGTCCAATGCGCTGAGCACGTAGAAGTGGACCATGTGGTCGTGCAGGAACTGGGCGCCGTGCACCAGGTTGCGGCAGATGCGGGCCAGGGGCGGAATTTTCACTCGCACCGCGTCGTCCAGGGTGCGGATGGAGGCCAAGGCGTGCACCTCGGTGCACACCCCGCAGGCGCGCTGGGTGAGCAAGGGAGCGTCACGGGGATCGCGTCCTTGCAGAATTATTTCCAAACCGCGAAAAAGCTGGGCCGAAGACCAGGCGTTGGTTACCTTGCCGTCTTCAATCTCCACATCGATGCGCAGGTGCCCTTCAATGCGGGTTATGGGATCGATGGTGTATTTGGCCATCTGAATCGTCCTCCTTCAGGGAACTGGTTTGGTTCAGCTAAACCTTCCGTCGGTCCGGTT contains:
- a CDS encoding HyaD/HybD family hydrogenase maturation endopeptidase codes for the protein MNEPEAQEILVLGVGNVLLTDEGVGVRVVHELMARYDFPPNVKVVDGGVLGLALSGTMMEAQRVIVVDAVRGGEEPGTVYRFPWEARPEHIQYKDSLHQIDLMETMALLPLMGTPPEVVVIGVEFDDIDHYGLELTPRVEKAVEPLVEQVLLELERLGSPARPAAQPREVTNVFGHTSQGN
- a CDS encoding nickel-dependent hydrogenase large subunit, encoding MAKYTIDPITRIEGHLRIDVEIEDGKVTNAWSSAQLFRGLEIILQGRDPRDAPLLTQRACGVCTEVHALASIRTLDDAVRVKIPPLARICRNLVHGAQFLHDHMVHFYVLSALDWVDVVSAMKADPKKTAALADQLGNYPNSGAADFRAVKEKLQTLVASGQLGPFANGYWGHPDYRLPPEANLLAVTHYLMLLRIQSRAARMMAIFGAKNPHVQAYCTGGVTCVRDISNVDRLAEFLYYLKEMQEFIDNVYIPDVLAVASFYKDWGARNIGGCTNFLAYGGFPQNSGRYLEEKFFMPGGVIMNRDLGGISAVDPEAITEEVTRAWYKNGPPLPPAKGVTEPLDNARFDYDGKYSWFKAPRYHGKPMEVGPLAQVLTAYAKGQPGVKTMVEATLKHLNVPATALFSTLGRTAARAIETKVIADEMAAWINEAIELIRDGKVETVAEWKWPGETMGYGLIDVPRGALGHWIHQDKEDKIANYQLVVPSTWNLGPRDAQGQVGPVEEALIGTPVADPKAPLEIIRTVHSFDPCIACGVHVIDPDTNEVRKFKVC